The following are encoded in a window of Peromyscus maniculatus bairdii isolate BWxNUB_F1_BW_parent chromosome X, HU_Pman_BW_mat_3.1, whole genome shotgun sequence genomic DNA:
- the Rtl3 gene encoding retrotransposon Gag-like protein 3, with protein sequence MVEDLAASYVALKLENEILQAQVKRLMEENAALQAQIPELQKSGAAKEDEPLRKSSAAQEPPDSPELLEPPAARASQKPWEPPATTESGGTPEIKQPREPSAIREPSESSATREFMGLPEIKESQKSPETKESGGPSAITEFRGSPEVKEPHSSPKFKEYWEPQEPPKVKEYWDPPEPPDSTAAWGLQEPSKVKEAHSPPELQKLSAWKPPATKEPQETQKALESPATQKPHASPRGYDFPAVWEAGPTHIQGTPAIKELQNSQLHNPTNDEESQTVPEYQETSSQLEPLEHPATQEPLEPRVPQEPLDSSDAEEFLELSVPEESLEGLIVVGTGTASAFSQAHSRLEAATLPLEYLAFNGDSQKLAEFLIQLNSYLRTRGHLYLTEAALVNLIGSFIGEAGRWFQPLADIQNPLLEQFGRFIRVLQNIFDNPESMEVANQGLPQLRQGEEGPVHRSTTSFHLIAQELNLDESTFCIPFQEELASSIQNELSCTSPATSLSDVIIQCVTLEEKTDGKADSESSSSEEENESESPPTENQALQATSNRPHLSEAERARRREGHLCLYCGHPGHFARDCPVKPHRAQQAGNMEARR encoded by the coding sequence ATGGTAGAGGACTTAGCAGCTTCCTATGTTGCTCTGAAATTGGAGAATGAAATTCTGCAGGCTCAAGTGAAGAGGCTTATGGAAGAAAATGCTGCCCTCCAGGCCCAGATACCAGAGCTCCAGAAATCCGGAGCAGCCAAAGAGGATGAACCACTCCGAAAGTCCTCAGCGGCCCAAGAGCCCCCAGACTCCCCAGAGCTACTGGAACCTCCAGCAGCCAGAGCCTCACAAAAGCCCTGGGAACCCCCAGCAACCACAGAGTCCGGGGGAACTCCAGAGATCAAGCAGCCCAGAGAACCCTCAGCCATTAGAGAGCCCAGCGAGTCCTCAGCCACCAGAGAGTTCATGGGACTCCCAGAGATCAAGGAGTCCCAGAAGTCCCCAGAGACCAAGGAGTCTGGGGGACCCTCAGCCATCACAGAGTTCAGGGGATCCCCAGAGGTCAAGGAGCCCCATTCATCCCCAAAGTTCAAGGAGTATTGGGAACCCCAGGAGCCTCCAAAGGTCAAGGAGTACTGGGACCCTCCAGAGCCCCCTGACTCCACAGCAGCCTGGGGACTCCAAGAGCCTTCAAAGGTCAAGGAGGCCCACAGTCCCCCAGAGCTCCAGAAGCTCTCAGCCTGGAAGCCTCCAGCAACCAAGGAACCCCAGGAGACCCAGAAGGCTCTGGAGTCCCCAGCAACCCAGAAGCCCCACGCATCCCCAAGGGGTTATGATTTCCCAGCAGTCTGGGAGGCAGGGCCCACACACATCCAGGGTACCCCAGCCATCAAGGAGCTCCAGAATTCACAGCTCCACAACCCTACAAATGATGAGGAGTCTCAGACGGTTCCAGAATACCAGGAGACCTCGTCACAGCTGGAGCCCCTTGAGCATCCAGCTACCCAGGAGCCTCTGGAGCCTCGGGTGCCCCAGGAGCCCCTGGACTCCTCAGATGCCGAGGAGTTCCTAGAACTCTCAGTACCTGAAGAGTCCCTAGAGGGCCTCATAGTTGTGGGAACGGGAACAGCCTCTGCATTTTCACAGGCCCACAGCAGATTAGAGGCTGCAACTTTGCCCCTAGAGTATTTGGCCTTCAATGGGGATTCTCAGAAACTCGCTGAGTTTTTAATTCAGTTGAACAGCTACCTGAGAACCAGAGGGCACCTGTATCTCACTGAAGCAGCTCTAGTAAACTTGATTGGCAGCTTCATaggtgaggcaggaaggtggTTCCAGCCCTTAGCAGATATCCAAAACCCCCTGCTGGAACAATTTGGAAGGTTCATTCGAGTGCTCCAAAATATTTTTGACAATCCAGAAAGTATGGAAGTAGCTAACCAAGGCCTCCCTCAGCTGCGCCAAGGGGAAGAAGGCCCTGTCCACAGATCTACAACCAGCTTCCATCTCATTGCTCAAGAGCTAAATTTGGATGAAAGCACATTCTGCATCCCATTTCAAGAAGAGCTTGCCAGTTCTATTCAAAATGAACTGTCTTGCACAAGTCCAGCCACCAGCCTATCTGATGTGATCATTCAGTGTGTCACCCTAGAAGAGAAGACAGATGGTAAGGCTGATTCCGAGTCATCATCCTCTGAAGAGGAAAATGAGTCTGAGAGTCCACCAACTGAAAACCAGGCTCTTCAAGCTACAAGTAATCGCCCCCACCTCAGTGAGGCTGAACGGGCCCGACGCCGTGAAGGCCACTTGTGCCTCTACTGCGGCCATCCTGGTCATTTTGCCAGAGATTGCCCTGTCAAGCCTCATCGTGCCCAGCAGGCGGGAAACATGGAGGCCCGGCGGTAA